The following are from one region of the Magallana gigas chromosome 6, xbMagGiga1.1, whole genome shotgun sequence genome:
- the LOC105340119 gene encoding apical endosomal glycoprotein isoform X3: protein MWKLQIFVCVVAAASLRCSEAALPPSCTFDNGWCQWRPLINSRGFTWHLGSNSTRDRLSGPDGDHTTKYGNGKYIFIRGHDGRNSSIAVVESNVDVTSDLQISFWYYMNGVGIGKLTLGKVENGAKTVLWEKQGRQGPSWIQASVNLPRGSYVISFSATARLIYGGDLAVDDVEIAPITTTTHAPTSTLPPSRKLPFACNFDLGPGACGMDLIPSIGNNVGWNITSKTFTHLGYTYIPGDSSGQKGNYLLLNNWNLGENGDAAQIVSPVLQNAGVACLSFKLYQAKISSGTLSVYQRLLPSMELVLLSEEAKKSSRTPSEWKTVMITLRNSKYFQIVLEGSYTGYLGSVIGVDDIKIENGDCILTTTSATTTLTSTQQTLPPTTSSLQSTKLTESTDTTTTQSTTTTKSTTKVDTSKTSTLTSHTPEVKSSTSSPTEAHNTAGRETTAIVLGVCLPIIALVIVSVIVLICKKDNGSKLNSIQNQKKIRKEEKNPNDNIEMTTKDDNKDQVAVTGFRKLDT, encoded by the exons ATGTGGAAATTACAAATTTTCGTGTGTGTCGTTGCAGCAGCATCATTGCGCTGTTCTGAAGCAG CTTTACCACCATCTTGTACGTTTGACAATGGATGGTGTCAGTGGAGACCGCTCATTAACTCACGAGGATTTACCTGGCACTTAGGGAGTAATTCTACACGGGATAGACTCTCAGGACCAGATGGAGACCATACAACAAAGT ATGGCAAtggaaaatacattttcatcaGAGGCCATGATGGCCGAAACTCCTCAATCGCAGTTGTAGAATCTAACgttgacgtcacttccg atctacaaatatcattctgGTATTATATGAATGGAGTTGGCATTGGAAAATTGACATTGGGCAAAGTTGAAAATGGAGCGAAAACGGTGCTCTGGGAAAAACAGGGACGACAAGGGCCCTCGTGGATTCAAGCCTCGGTCAATTTGCCCCGGGGGAGCTACGTg ATCAGCTTCAGTGCCACTGCCAGATTGATTTATGGGGGAGATTTAGCCGTTGATGACGTAGAAATTG CTCCAATTACCACGACAACACATGCCCCAACATCGACTCTACCGCCATCTAGGAAACTTCCCTTCGCCTGCAATTTTGACCTAGGACCAGGAGCATGTGGCATGGATCTTATTCCATCCATCGGAAACAATGTTGGTTGGAACATAACATCTAAGACCTTTACACACCTGGGCTATACATACATACCTGGGGATTCCTCGGGACAAAAAG gTAATTACCTTCTTTTAAACAACTGGAATCTAGGTGAGAATGGTGATGCCGCACAAATCGTGTCACCTGTCCTACAAAATGCCGGTGTTGCGTGTCTGAGTTTTAAGCTTTATCAGGCGAAAATTTCTAGTGGCACGCTGTCTGTGTACCAGAGACTGCTCCCCTCCATGGAACTGGTGCTTCTAAGCGAGGAGGCGAAAAAGTCCTCCAGGACGCCCTCAGAATGGAAAACAGTAATGATCACATTGAGaaattcaaaatactttcaG ATTGTACTGGAAGGTTCCTACACGGGGTATCTTGGTTCAGTAATCGGTGTCGACgacataaaaatagaaaacgGCGATT gtATACTCACTACAACTTCCGCTACTACGACTTTAACCTCAACACAACAAACATTACCACCAACAACAAGTTCACTGCAGTCAACCAAACTTACTGAATCaacagataccacaacaacacaG TCGACGACGACAACAAAGTCGACGACAAAAGTGGACACAAGCAAGACTTCGACATTAACATCGCACACACCGGAAGTGAAATCATCGACTAGTTCTCCAACCGAAGCGCATAATACAGCCGGAAGAGAGACAACAGCCATTGTCCTAGGCGTTTGTTTGCCTATCATTGCTTTAGTCATTGTATCTGTGATTGTTTTGATTTGTAAGAAGGACAATGGCAGTAAGTTGAATTCAATTCAAAACCAGAAGAAAATCCGGAAAGAAGAGAAAAATCCTAATGACAACATTGAAATGACCACTAAAGACGATAATAAAGACCAAGTGGCAGTGACAGGTTTCCGTAAACTAGACACGTGA
- the LOC105340118 gene encoding uncharacterized protein has protein sequence MTGQTSTCVRKMVRHVIQNMEDFQHNLDSMVQDLQRLIRDIDTVTTEIQESFDRKSTKLCNHQNGTECPRREDALQKLIDTVRTVDESPDLDLSYLDISTSYQRPRWGRSLSFPVSSFKLSSLVNPKEEFREEYNATSFVCDEFNSEDQRKRDSIVRTTRCTAQLKESAKIVTIVPEFKSSISTIDRHSSSSKSSGTYKEINSIKRTTASFENTQQVIAEATTQTSFTLDSSSEFDGDVFRNDVPEPLYTGSYEREMELELENLIESYRQTRDPDDWLMETGSSTRIGSSDEEAELAQELNTWMSFTLPNTAPPSESSESSFSASESDIVNHNTHATTVYGNLIFSDNLVIMPSRSRKVIERFDV, from the coding sequence ATGACCGGTCAAACCAGCACCTGTGTGAGAAAAATGGTGCGACACGTCATACAGAACATGGAGGACTTTCAGCATAACCTGGATTCAATGGTTCAGGACCTACAACGTCTCATCCGGGACATAGACACGGTGACCACAGAAATTCAGGAGAGCTTTGACCGGAAGTCCACAAAACTCTGTAATCACCAAAACGGTACCGAATGTCCACGTCGCGAAGATGCTTTACAAAAACTGATAGATACTGTGCGTACAGTTGACGAATctcctgaccttgacctttcctATCTTGACATTTCAACCTCCTATCAGCGGCCAAGATGGGGGAGATCTCTATCTTTTCCAGTGTCCTCATTTAAACTGTCTTCATTGGTTAATCCTAAAGAAGAGTTCAGGGAAGAATACAACGCTACTAGTTTTGTTTGTGATGAATTTAATTCCGAAGATCAAAGAAAACGAGATTCTATAGTAAGAACTACACGTTGCACTGCACAACTAAAAGAATCTGCAAAAATTGTTACAATCGTTCCCGAATTCAAAAGTTCAATATCTACCATAGATAGACATAGCTCTTCTTCCAAATCAAGTGGAAcgtataaagaaataaattccaTTAAAAGAACCACCGCCAGTTTTGAAAATACTCAGCAAGTAATAGCGGAAGCAACAACACAGACGAGTTTTACACTTGACTCGTCATCTGAATTCGATGGCGATGTGTTTAGGAACGATGTGCCGGAACCCCTCTACACAGGATCGTATGAGCGGGAAATGGAATTGGAACTCGAAAATTTAATCGAATCATACAGACAGACACGTGACCCCGATGATTGGCTGATGGAAACCGGAAGTTCTACCAGGATTGGTTCCAGTGATGAAGAGGCCGAGTTGGCACAGGAACTGAACACCTGGATGTCGTTCACTCTGCCTAACACAGCGCCCCCTTCTGAGAGTTCTGAGAGTAGCTTCTCGGCCTCCGAGTCTGACATCGTTAATCACAATACTCACGCCACTACGGTGTACGGCAACCTGATATTCTCCGATAATCTAGTCATCATGCCGAGTAGATCACGTAAAGTTATCGAACGTTTTGATGTTTGA
- the LOC105340119 gene encoding uncharacterized protein isoform X2 has product MNGVGIGKLTLGKVENGAKTVLWEKQGRQGPSWIQASVNLPRGSYVISFSATARLIYGGDLAVDDVEIAPITTTTHAPTSTLPPSRKLPFACNFDLGPGACGMDLIPSIGNNVGWNITSKTFTHLGYTYIPGDSSGQKGNYLLLNNWNLGENGDAAQIVSPVLQNAGVACLSFKLYQAKISSGTLSVYQRLLPSMELVLLSEEAKKSSRTPSEWKTVMITLRNSKYFQIVLEGSYTGYLGSVIGVDDIKIENGDCILTTTSATTTLTSTQQTLPPTTSSLQSTKLTESTDTTTTQVGISSKLTTKTAPLLTTLKWSPSSTLSSRSSPATTSTVVLSTSSSTSLKSTSTSPTKHVSSRTTLSSSISSPATTSSIVSSTLSSTATTLSIVQSTSSSTSPKSSTTTEPKKLSSTKSSFSISSPATTSSIVLSTLLSTSLKSSPISSMTRPVSSSTTRLTSTVSPTPSLTSTSSQLPTLKSSTQSSTWTPNPTVLSSLLSTKRPAIVSTTYTQTSKTSTGDILSPQSSTSSLSSPLTSTFSSEIPLTTNVFKTLYILQSTTTTKSTTKVDTSKTSTLTSHTPEVKSSTSSPTEAHNTAGRETTAIVLGVCLPIIALVIVSVIVLICKKDNGSKLNSIQNQKKIRKEEKNPNDNIEMTTKDDNKDQVAVTGFRKLDT; this is encoded by the exons ATGAATGGAGTTGGCATTGGAAAATTGACATTGGGCAAAGTTGAAAATGGAGCGAAAACGGTGCTCTGGGAAAAACAGGGACGACAAGGGCCCTCGTGGATTCAAGCCTCGGTCAATTTGCCCCGGGGGAGCTACGTg ATCAGCTTCAGTGCCACTGCCAGATTGATTTATGGGGGAGATTTAGCCGTTGATGACGTAGAAATTG CTCCAATTACCACGACAACACATGCCCCAACATCGACTCTACCGCCATCTAGGAAACTTCCCTTCGCCTGCAATTTTGACCTAGGACCAGGAGCATGTGGCATGGATCTTATTCCATCCATCGGAAACAATGTTGGTTGGAACATAACATCTAAGACCTTTACACACCTGGGCTATACATACATACCTGGGGATTCCTCGGGACAAAAAG gTAATTACCTTCTTTTAAACAACTGGAATCTAGGTGAGAATGGTGATGCCGCACAAATCGTGTCACCTGTCCTACAAAATGCCGGTGTTGCGTGTCTGAGTTTTAAGCTTTATCAGGCGAAAATTTCTAGTGGCACGCTGTCTGTGTACCAGAGACTGCTCCCCTCCATGGAACTGGTGCTTCTAAGCGAGGAGGCGAAAAAGTCCTCCAGGACGCCCTCAGAATGGAAAACAGTAATGATCACATTGAGaaattcaaaatactttcaG ATTGTACTGGAAGGTTCCTACACGGGGTATCTTGGTTCAGTAATCGGTGTCGACgacataaaaatagaaaacgGCGATT gtATACTCACTACAACTTCCGCTACTACGACTTTAACCTCAACACAACAAACATTACCACCAACAACAAGTTCACTGCAGTCAACCAAACTTACTGAATCaacagataccacaacaacacaGGTCGGTATATCATCTAAACTCACAACAAAAACAGCGCCACTTTTGACAACGCTAAAATGGTCGCCTTCATCAACACTGTCTAGTCGGTCGTCACCAGCAACAACGTCAACCGTAGTGTTATCAACCTCATCATCTACCTCATTAAAATCGACTTCAACATCGCCGACGAAACATGTGTCATCAAGAACGACATTGTCATCTAGTATTTCATCGCCAGCAACAACTTCATCAATAGTTTCATCTACTTTGTCATCGACAGCAACAACTTTATCCATTGTACAATCAACTTCGTCATCTACCTCACCAAAATCATCGACCACAACAGAGCCAAAGAAATTATCATCAACAAAATCGTCATTTAGTATTTCATCACCAGCAACAACTTCATCTATAGTGCTATCAACTTTGCTATCTACTTCACTTAAATCTTCACCTATATCATCAATGACGAGACCTGTATCATCATCAACGACACGGTTAACGTCAACGGTATCACCGACACCCTCTCTAACATCTACGTCATCGCAATTGCCTACTTTGAAATCATCGACGCAGTCATCAACTTGGACTCCAAACCCAACAGTTCTCTCTTCTTTGCTCTCAACCAAACGTCCAGCAATTGTATCTACAACTTATACTCAAACCAGCAAAACATCTACAGGAGACATATTGTCGCCACAATCATCGACTTCATCATTGTCATCGCCATTAACTTCCACATTTTCGTCGGAGATTCCTCTGACTACAAACGTATTTAAAACACTGTATATTTTACAGTCGACGACGACAACAAAGTCGACGACAAAAGTGGACACAAGCAAGACTTCGACATTAACATCGCACACACCGGAAGTGAAATCATCGACTAGTTCTCCAACCGAAGCGCATAATACAGCCGGAAGAGAGACAACAGCCATTGTCCTAGGCGTTTGTTTGCCTATCATTGCTTTAGTCATTGTATCTGTGATTGTTTTGATTTGTAAGAAGGACAATGGCAGTAAGTTGAATTCAATTCAAAACCAGAAGAAAATCCGGAAAGAAGAGAAAAATCCTAATGACAACATTGAAATGACCACTAAAGACGATAATAAAGACCAAGTGGCAGTGACAGGTTTCCGTAAACTAGACACGTGA
- the LOC105340119 gene encoding uncharacterized protein isoform X1 has protein sequence MWKLQIFVCVVAAASLRCSEAALPPSCTFDNGWCQWRPLINSRGFTWHLGSNSTRDRLSGPDGDHTTKYGNGKYIFIRGHDGRNSSIAVVESNVDVTSDLQISFWYYMNGVGIGKLTLGKVENGAKTVLWEKQGRQGPSWIQASVNLPRGSYVISFSATARLIYGGDLAVDDVEIAPITTTTHAPTSTLPPSRKLPFACNFDLGPGACGMDLIPSIGNNVGWNITSKTFTHLGYTYIPGDSSGQKGNYLLLNNWNLGENGDAAQIVSPVLQNAGVACLSFKLYQAKISSGTLSVYQRLLPSMELVLLSEEAKKSSRTPSEWKTVMITLRNSKYFQIVLEGSYTGYLGSVIGVDDIKIENGDCILTTTSATTTLTSTQQTLPPTTSSLQSTKLTESTDTTTTQVGISSKLTTKTAPLLTTLKWSPSSTLSSRSSPATTSTVVLSTSSSTSLKSTSTSPTKHVSSRTTLSSSISSPATTSSIVSSTLSSTATTLSIVQSTSSSTSPKSSTTTEPKKLSSTKSSFSISSPATTSSIVLSTLLSTSLKSSPISSMTRPVSSSTTRLTSTVSPTPSLTSTSSQLPTLKSSTQSSTWTPNPTVLSSLLSTKRPAIVSTTYTQTSKTSTGDILSPQSSTSSLSSPLTSTFSSEIPLTTNVFKTLYILQSTTTTKSTTKVDTSKTSTLTSHTPEVKSSTSSPTEAHNTAGRETTAIVLGVCLPIIALVIVSVIVLICKKDNGSKLNSIQNQKKIRKEEKNPNDNIEMTTKDDNKDQVAVTGFRKLDT, from the exons ATGTGGAAATTACAAATTTTCGTGTGTGTCGTTGCAGCAGCATCATTGCGCTGTTCTGAAGCAG CTTTACCACCATCTTGTACGTTTGACAATGGATGGTGTCAGTGGAGACCGCTCATTAACTCACGAGGATTTACCTGGCACTTAGGGAGTAATTCTACACGGGATAGACTCTCAGGACCAGATGGAGACCATACAACAAAGT ATGGCAAtggaaaatacattttcatcaGAGGCCATGATGGCCGAAACTCCTCAATCGCAGTTGTAGAATCTAACgttgacgtcacttccg atctacaaatatcattctgGTATTATATGAATGGAGTTGGCATTGGAAAATTGACATTGGGCAAAGTTGAAAATGGAGCGAAAACGGTGCTCTGGGAAAAACAGGGACGACAAGGGCCCTCGTGGATTCAAGCCTCGGTCAATTTGCCCCGGGGGAGCTACGTg ATCAGCTTCAGTGCCACTGCCAGATTGATTTATGGGGGAGATTTAGCCGTTGATGACGTAGAAATTG CTCCAATTACCACGACAACACATGCCCCAACATCGACTCTACCGCCATCTAGGAAACTTCCCTTCGCCTGCAATTTTGACCTAGGACCAGGAGCATGTGGCATGGATCTTATTCCATCCATCGGAAACAATGTTGGTTGGAACATAACATCTAAGACCTTTACACACCTGGGCTATACATACATACCTGGGGATTCCTCGGGACAAAAAG gTAATTACCTTCTTTTAAACAACTGGAATCTAGGTGAGAATGGTGATGCCGCACAAATCGTGTCACCTGTCCTACAAAATGCCGGTGTTGCGTGTCTGAGTTTTAAGCTTTATCAGGCGAAAATTTCTAGTGGCACGCTGTCTGTGTACCAGAGACTGCTCCCCTCCATGGAACTGGTGCTTCTAAGCGAGGAGGCGAAAAAGTCCTCCAGGACGCCCTCAGAATGGAAAACAGTAATGATCACATTGAGaaattcaaaatactttcaG ATTGTACTGGAAGGTTCCTACACGGGGTATCTTGGTTCAGTAATCGGTGTCGACgacataaaaatagaaaacgGCGATT gtATACTCACTACAACTTCCGCTACTACGACTTTAACCTCAACACAACAAACATTACCACCAACAACAAGTTCACTGCAGTCAACCAAACTTACTGAATCaacagataccacaacaacacaGGTCGGTATATCATCTAAACTCACAACAAAAACAGCGCCACTTTTGACAACGCTAAAATGGTCGCCTTCATCAACACTGTCTAGTCGGTCGTCACCAGCAACAACGTCAACCGTAGTGTTATCAACCTCATCATCTACCTCATTAAAATCGACTTCAACATCGCCGACGAAACATGTGTCATCAAGAACGACATTGTCATCTAGTATTTCATCGCCAGCAACAACTTCATCAATAGTTTCATCTACTTTGTCATCGACAGCAACAACTTTATCCATTGTACAATCAACTTCGTCATCTACCTCACCAAAATCATCGACCACAACAGAGCCAAAGAAATTATCATCAACAAAATCGTCATTTAGTATTTCATCACCAGCAACAACTTCATCTATAGTGCTATCAACTTTGCTATCTACTTCACTTAAATCTTCACCTATATCATCAATGACGAGACCTGTATCATCATCAACGACACGGTTAACGTCAACGGTATCACCGACACCCTCTCTAACATCTACGTCATCGCAATTGCCTACTTTGAAATCATCGACGCAGTCATCAACTTGGACTCCAAACCCAACAGTTCTCTCTTCTTTGCTCTCAACCAAACGTCCAGCAATTGTATCTACAACTTATACTCAAACCAGCAAAACATCTACAGGAGACATATTGTCGCCACAATCATCGACTTCATCATTGTCATCGCCATTAACTTCCACATTTTCGTCGGAGATTCCTCTGACTACAAACGTATTTAAAACACTGTATATTTTACAGTCGACGACGACAACAAAGTCGACGACAAAAGTGGACACAAGCAAGACTTCGACATTAACATCGCACACACCGGAAGTGAAATCATCGACTAGTTCTCCAACCGAAGCGCATAATACAGCCGGAAGAGAGACAACAGCCATTGTCCTAGGCGTTTGTTTGCCTATCATTGCTTTAGTCATTGTATCTGTGATTGTTTTGATTTGTAAGAAGGACAATGGCAGTAAGTTGAATTCAATTCAAAACCAGAAGAAAATCCGGAAAGAAGAGAAAAATCCTAATGACAACATTGAAATGACCACTAAAGACGATAATAAAGACCAAGTGGCAGTGACAGGTTTCCGTAAACTAGACACGTGA